A part of Aspergillus flavus chromosome 5, complete sequence genomic DNA contains:
- a CDS encoding copper amine oxidase encodes MAPHPLAILSEEETNIAREVVVAAHPNTVLHFREIYLSEPPKEQLQEFLAIEHAGRLSPTTPRPPRLALCQYDVISGDRIPVYQEAEVDVNTRKRVQHKIIGKEHHAALTLAEFEVLVERCFASPLFQKAMEDFDLPKGFEVVIEPWPYGGRDHSDPNRRFFQALCFATNTTKNNEDANFYSYPLPIIPVMDATTQEIVRIDRPATGGKGEGLHEQTFSRDIIGHCKDSDYVPELLPNGSRKDLKPLNVVQPEGPSFKITNESLVEWQKWRFRVAFNPREGATIHDVWYDGRSVMYRLAISEMTVPYADPRPPYHRKQAFDFGDGGGGNMANNLSIGCDCLGVIKYFDAVITGADGKAQKLPNAICLHEQDNGIGWKHSNWRTGRAVVTRHRELVVQFIITLANYEYIFAYKFDQAGGITVESRATGILNVVNIDPGKTSDYGNVVSGGVLAQNHQHIFCVRMDPAVDGANNSVVIEESHPVPMNEATNPNGNYYKVTNQTIERATYLDAAPQLNRVVKMVNPNKTNPISQKPVAYKFTPLATQTLLADPNSIQARRAQFAQHHVWVTKYRDAELYAGGRYTLQSQVEVDGVADAVKRGDAVDNTDVVVWSTFGITHNPRVEDWPVMPVEIFQLMIRPSDFFTENPAIDVPSGKNAASRVVQSECCRNSHI; translated from the exons ATGGCGCCTCATCCCCTTGCCATTCtctccgaggaggagacaAACATTGCCCGCGAGGTTGTTGTCGCTGCACACCCAAACACAGTTCTCCACTTCCGTGAGATTTACTTGTCGGAACCCCCGAAAGAGCAACTCCAAGAGTTCCTGGCTATCGAACATGCAGGACGTCTCAGTCCAACTACGCCTCGCCCCCCTCGGCTGGCTTTGTGTCAGTACGATGTGATTAGCGGTGACCGCATTCCAGTCTATCAAGAGGCGGAGGTCGATGTGAATACCCGCAAGCGTGTGCAGCACAAAATTATTGGAAAGGAGCACCATGCTGCTTTGACTTT GGCCGAATTCGAGGTCTTGGTCGAACGGTGTTTCGCTTCCCCACTGTTCCAGAAAGCCATGGAGGACTTTGACCTCCCCAAGGGCTTTGAGGTTGTCATTGAGCCATGGCCATACGGTGGACGTGACCACTCCGATCCCAACCGGCGTTTCTTCCAGGCTTTGTGCTTTGCGACAAATACCACTAAGAATAACGAGGATGCCAACTTCTACTCTTATCCTCTGCCCATCATCCCTGTCATGGATGCCACCACCCAAGAAATTGTCCGCATTGACCGTCCCGCGACCGGAGGTAAGGGTGAGGGATTGCATGAGCAGACCTTCTCCCGAGACATTATCGGCCATTGCAAGGACTCCGACTATGTACCAGAACTGCTGCCGAACGGAAGCCGGAAGGACTTAAAGCCACTGAACGTCGTGCAGCCGGAGGGCCCTTCATTCAAGATCACCAATGAGTCACTTGTCGAATGGCAGAAGTGGCGGTTCCGTGTCGCATTCAACCCGCGTGAGGGTGCGACAATTCACGATGTCTGGTATGATGGCCGCAGTGTCATGTACCGACTGGCTATTAGTGAGATG ACGGTCCCATACGCCGATCCCAGGCCTCCATATCACCGTAAGCAGGCTTTCGACTTCGGTgatggtggcggtggtaACATGGCCAACAACCTGTCCATCGGTTGTGATTGCCTGGGTGTCATCAAATACTTCGATGCCGTCATCACCGGTGCGGACGGCAAGGCCCAGAAGCTGCCCAACGCAATCTGCTTGCACGAACAGGACAACGGCATTGGTTGGAAGCATTCCAACTGGCGGACCGGCCGTGCTGTGGTGACTCGCCACCGGGAGCTCGTCGTGCagttcatcatcaccctcgcTAACTATGAGTACATATTCGCGTACAAGTTCGACCAAGCAGGAGGTATTACGGTCGAGTCGCGTGCCACGGGTATCTTGAACGTGGTCAACATTGACCCCGGCAAGACGAGCGATTACGGAAACGTGGTCAGTGGAGGTGTTCTGGCCCAGAACCATCAGCATATCTTCTGTGTTCGTATGGATCCTGCCGTCGATGGAGCAAACAATTCCGTTGTCATTGAAGAATCACATCCCGTACCCATGAACGAAGCCACCAACCCCAACGGTAACTACTACAAGGTCACGAATCAGACGATTGAGCGCGCCACCTATCTGGATGCCGCCCCGCAGCTGAACAGAGTGGTTAAGATGGTCAACCCCAACAAGACCAACCCAATTAGTCAGAAGCCTGTGGCATACAAATTCACACCCTTAGCCACCCAGACGCTCTTGGCGGATCCGAACTCCATCCAGGCTAGGCGTGCCCAGTTTGCCCAGCACCATGTCTGGGTCACCAAGTACCGTGACGCTGAGCTGTATGCTGGCGGTCGCTACACGCTCCAGAGCCAGGTAGAGGTGGACGGTGTGGCCGACGCCGTCAAGCGAGGGGACGCCGTCGACAACACTGATGTCGTGGTCTGGAGCACGTTCGGTATCACCCATAACCCTCGTGTTGAGGATTGGCCCGTTAT GCCAGTCGAGATCTTCCAGCTCATGATCCGCCCATCGGACTTCTTCACCGAGAACCCAGCGATCGACGTTCCGTCCGGCAAGAATGCTGCCTCCCGCGTCGTTCAGTCGGAGTGCTGCCGGAACTCGCATATTTAG
- a CDS encoding putative short chain dehydrogenase codes for MALKSMLGLCGQDVHYKYLLDCSIDPHLQPTAAIQRTEPNRTSTIGNMSSYAITGASRGIGWAFLTNLSSNPANTVIALVRNKAGTEERIAKELAGRTNVHVVQADLDNYKTLQFAADETARITGGGLDYLIANAAFVETWDLYDPIGVLGKQVPELEDNLLKNFKTNVIAQIHLFNLFTPLILKGTAKKVIALTSAHSDIELVRTLGMANAPSYAIGKAGLNMAIAKFGAQYASEGVLFLAICPGLVDTGHFEGMSEHQQAAAQAMFAKFKEYSPRFNGARPADDSVRDILSVIENATVEKNGGDFLSHKGSKTWI; via the exons ATGGCTTTGAAATCAATGTTGGGCTTGTGCGGACAGGATGTCCACTATAAATACCTCCTCGATTGCTCGATAGATCCTCATCTACAGCCAACAGCAGCGATCCAAAGAACAGAACCCAACAGAACAAGCACCATCGGAAACATGTCGTCCTATGCAATCACAGGAGCCTCGCGAGGCATCGGC TGGGCATTCCTCACCAACCTCTCCAGCAACCCAGCCAACACCGTCATTGCGCTCGTTCGCAACAAGGCCGGCACTGAGGAGCGAATTGCTAAAGAGCTTGCCGGCCGCACCAACGTCCACGTTGTCCAAGCCGACCTCGACAACTACAAGACTCTCCAGTTCGCGGCCGACGAAACCGCAAGGATCACCGGCGGTGGCCTCGACTACCTCATCGCAAATGCCGCATTCGTGGAAACCTGGGACCTGTATGATCCCATCGGCGTCTT AGGCAAACAAGTCCCTGAGCTGGAGGACAACCTGctcaagaacttcaagaCCAACGTCATCGCCCAGATCCACCTCTTCAACCTGTTCACCCCGCTGATTCTGAAGGGGACCGCGAAGAAAGTCATCGCCCTCACCAGTGCCCACTCGGACATCGAACTGGTCAGGACCTTGGGCATGGCCAACGCGCCCTCGTACGCGATCGGCAAGGCCGGACTGAACATGGCGATCGCCAAATTCGGCGCACAGTATGCGTCTGAGGGCGTCCTGTTCTTGGCCATTTGCCCCGGGTTGGTGGATACCGGGCATTTTGAAGGAA TGAGCGAACACCAACAGGCCGCGGCTCAAGCCATGTTCGCCAAGTTCAAGGAATATTCGCCTCGTTTCAATGGGGCAAGGCCTGCCGATGACTCCGTCAGGGATATCCTCAGCGTTATTGAGAATGCGACGGTCGAGAAGAATGGGGGTGATTTCTTGTCCCACAAGGGGAGCAAGACTTGGATTTAA